A window of Mucilaginibacter paludis DSM 18603 contains these coding sequences:
- a CDS encoding acyl-CoA dehydrogenase family protein: MANVFSKAKGLFRLFHTIDIDQISTLASKIDLGEVMASVSKMDDNQLNSVVKMLKSGHHQHELPPIEGDFYHLGHTLSPEQRELQLKVRAFMETEVKPIVNEYWLKAEFPFQIIPKLAELNICGLTYQGYGGGGQSFLMEGVLAMEMARVDTSISTFFGVQSGLAMGSIYLCGSEEQKQEWLPRMQQFKAIGAFGLTEPEVGSAAAGGLTTTAKRDGDTWILNGQKKWIGNATFADILVIWARDVDDNQVKGFLLRKDTPGFSVEKMHDKMALRIVQNGIITLKDCVIHETDRLQNANSFKDTAKVLQMTRAGVAWQAVGCARGAYESALDYTRKRKQFGKPIASFQLIQNHLVEMLSNLTAMQTLCFRLSQLQDEGKLNDEHASLAKVFCSLRTRDVVSKAREVMGGNGILLEYDVARFVADAEAIYSYEGTKEINSLIVGRAITGFSAFV, from the coding sequence ATGGCAAATGTGTTTTCAAAAGCGAAGGGGCTTTTTCGCCTGTTCCATACCATCGATATCGACCAGATCAGCACGCTGGCATCCAAAATTGATTTAGGCGAAGTAATGGCATCCGTTAGTAAAATGGACGACAATCAATTGAACAGTGTAGTGAAGATGCTGAAAAGCGGGCATCACCAGCACGAACTGCCGCCCATTGAGGGCGATTTTTATCATTTAGGCCATACACTTAGCCCGGAGCAACGTGAGCTGCAATTGAAGGTACGCGCCTTTATGGAAACCGAAGTGAAGCCCATTGTTAACGAATACTGGTTAAAGGCCGAATTTCCGTTTCAAATTATTCCCAAGCTTGCCGAGCTGAACATCTGCGGCTTAACCTACCAGGGCTATGGCGGTGGTGGCCAGTCGTTTTTAATGGAAGGTGTATTGGCGATGGAAATGGCGCGGGTAGATACCTCCATCTCTACCTTTTTTGGCGTGCAGAGCGGTTTGGCCATGGGCTCCATTTACCTATGCGGATCAGAAGAACAGAAGCAGGAATGGTTGCCCCGGATGCAGCAGTTTAAAGCTATAGGTGCCTTTGGTTTAACCGAGCCCGAGGTAGGTTCGGCAGCTGCCGGGGGCTTAACTACAACAGCCAAAAGGGATGGCGATACCTGGATATTAAACGGGCAGAAAAAATGGATAGGCAATGCAACTTTTGCCGATATACTGGTAATTTGGGCGCGGGATGTGGATGATAACCAGGTGAAAGGGTTTTTGCTGAGAAAAGATACTCCCGGTTTCAGCGTAGAGAAGATGCACGATAAAATGGCCCTGCGGATTGTGCAGAACGGCATAATTACGCTAAAGGATTGTGTGATACATGAAACCGACCGGCTGCAAAATGCAAACTCGTTTAAAGATACGGCCAAGGTATTGCAAATGACCAGGGCCGGTGTTGCCTGGCAGGCCGTAGGTTGCGCCCGCGGCGCTTATGAAAGCGCGCTTGATTATACCCGCAAGCGTAAACAATTTGGTAAACCGATAGCTTCGTTCCAACTCATCCAGAATCACCTGGTGGAAATGTTATCTAACCTTACGGCGATGCAAACCCTGTGTTTCAGGCTATCGCAACTGCAGGATGAAGGCAAGCTTAACGACGAGCATGCATCATTAGCCAAGGTTTTTTGCTCGTTACGTACCCGTGATGTGGTAAGCAAAGCCCGCGAAGTGATGGGCGGGAACGGAATTTTACTGGAGTATGATGTGGCCCGTTTTGTGGCCGATGCCGAAGCGATCTACTCGTATGAGGGAACTAAAGAAATCAACTCGTTAATTGTGGGCAGGGCCATTACCGGCTTTAGCGCCTTTGTATAA
- the lat gene encoding L-lysine 6-transaminase gives MYNLSVTPANVHSVLEKHILADGFDLIFDMEKSQGAYIYDSKYKRTLLDFFTCFASVPLGYNHPKMVNDEEFKKSLMLAALTNPSNSDIYTTQYAQFIKIFGEVGIPEYLPHAFFISGGGLAVENALKVAMDWKVQKNFARGYSTEKGFKVIHFENAFHGRTGYTMSLTNTSPEKTQRYAQFDWPRVSVPVMRFPVTDAGHEDLLQREAISIGQIKKAFQDNKDDVCAIIIEPIQSEGGDNHVRREFLEQLRHLADENEAMLIYDEIQTGVGLTGKFWCHEHFGENARPDILAFGKKMQVCGILVGKKVDEVTDNVFNIPSRINSTWGGSLVDMVRATKILEIIKEDGLCSKAQINGDYLQSELLTLSEKYNIISNVRGRGLLTAFDFPDRETRDKFIYDGLQHNVMFLGCGSRTIRFRPALNMTQNHINEGLEVMKKILL, from the coding sequence ATGTATAATCTATCTGTTACACCTGCCAATGTTCATTCCGTTTTAGAAAAACATATTCTGGCCGACGGCTTCGACCTTATTTTTGATATGGAAAAAAGCCAGGGCGCGTACATTTACGATTCAAAATATAAGCGCACCCTGCTTGATTTTTTTACCTGCTTTGCATCGGTTCCACTGGGCTACAACCATCCCAAAATGGTTAACGATGAAGAGTTTAAAAAAAGCCTGATGCTGGCGGCCTTAACCAACCCATCCAACTCAGATATCTATACCACGCAATACGCACAGTTTATCAAAATTTTTGGCGAGGTGGGCATACCCGAATACCTGCCCCACGCCTTTTTTATTTCGGGAGGCGGCCTTGCTGTTGAAAATGCGCTTAAAGTTGCGATGGACTGGAAGGTGCAGAAAAATTTTGCCAGGGGATACAGCACCGAAAAAGGTTTTAAAGTGATCCATTTTGAAAACGCTTTTCATGGCCGCACAGGTTATACCATGAGCCTCACCAATACATCGCCCGAAAAAACACAAAGGTACGCCCAGTTTGACTGGCCCCGGGTATCTGTACCGGTGATGCGTTTCCCGGTTACGGATGCAGGTCATGAAGATTTGCTGCAAAGAGAAGCTATATCGATAGGGCAGATTAAAAAGGCCTTTCAAGATAATAAAGATGATGTTTGCGCCATTATTATTGAGCCCATCCAGTCGGAAGGCGGCGACAACCACGTAAGGCGGGAGTTTTTAGAGCAGTTACGCCACCTGGCGGATGAAAACGAGGCCATGCTGATTTATGATGAGATACAAACCGGCGTTGGCCTTACCGGCAAATTTTGGTGTCACGAGCATTTTGGCGAAAACGCCAGGCCCGATATTTTAGCTTTTGGCAAAAAGATGCAGGTTTGCGGCATACTGGTAGGCAAAAAGGTGGATGAGGTAACCGATAATGTTTTTAATATTCCATCGCGTATTAACTCCACATGGGGCGGCAGCCTGGTGGATATGGTGCGCGCAACTAAAATATTAGAAATTATAAAGGAAGACGGCCTTTGCAGCAAGGCCCAAATAAACGGCGATTATTTACAAAGCGAATTATTAACCCTGTCGGAAAAATACAATATCATAAGCAATGTACGCGGGCGTGGACTTTTAACTGCATTTGATTTCCCCGACAGGGAAACGCGCGATAAATTTATTTACGATGGTTTACAGCATAATGTGATGTTTTTGGGTTGCGGCAGCCGTACCATCCGGTTTAGGCCGGCACTCAACATGACTCAAAATCACATAAATGAAGGCCTGGAAGTGATGAAAAAAATATTGTTGTAA
- a CDS encoding 1-aminocyclopropane-1-carboxylate deaminase/D-cysteine desulfhydrase — translation MIDLEIYSPVQKINHPVFTERDLHVFIKRDDLIHPLISGNKWRKLKYVLKKAFEQNKNHLVTFGGAYSNHLLATAAAAALFGFKATGIVRGEEVDNSHLFLCRLHGMKLIFTDRESYRHKPDLFNRHFGNDEQAFFIDEGGASAEGALGCSELLDELIQPYDDIFCACGTGTTAAGILNGIGKHQLNTHLHAIPVFKNGAFIATEMERYLTYPLPYSLHTEYHFGGYAKTTPELIQFIERFVASTGILIEPVYTGKMMYSLVDLAAKGHFKPGSHILAIHTGGILGLLGMTGKFNV, via the coding sequence TACAGTCCGGTTCAAAAAATCAATCACCCGGTTTTTACCGAACGCGACCTCCATGTTTTTATTAAGCGCGACGACCTGATTCATCCATTAATATCGGGCAATAAGTGGCGCAAGCTCAAATACGTGCTAAAAAAGGCCTTCGAGCAAAATAAAAACCACCTGGTAACCTTTGGCGGCGCATACTCCAATCACTTATTAGCCACAGCGGCGGCGGCGGCCTTATTTGGTTTTAAGGCCACCGGCATTGTACGGGGCGAAGAGGTTGACAATTCGCACTTATTTTTGTGCCGTTTACACGGGATGAAATTAATTTTTACCGACAGGGAAAGCTACCGCCACAAACCAGATTTATTTAACCGGCATTTTGGTAACGATGAGCAGGCCTTTTTTATTGACGAAGGTGGTGCGTCAGCAGAGGGAGCCCTGGGTTGCAGCGAACTGCTGGACGAACTAATACAGCCCTACGATGATATTTTTTGCGCCTGCGGAACTGGCACTACTGCAGCCGGAATTTTGAACGGAATAGGCAAGCACCAACTGAACACCCATTTGCATGCTATACCGGTTTTTAAAAACGGCGCCTTTATAGCCACCGAAATGGAAAGATATTTAACCTATCCCCTGCCCTACAGTTTGCACACCGAATATCACTTTGGCGGCTATGCCAAAACAACCCCGGAGTTAATCCAATTTATTGAACGGTTTGTGGCATCAACCGGGATATTGATAGAACCCGTGTATACCGGCAAAATGATGTACAGCCTTGTTGATCTGGCAGCGAAGGGCCACTTTAAACCCGGCAGCCATATATTGGCCATTCATACCGGCGGAATTTTGGGTTTATTGGGGATGACAGGCAAGTTTAATGTTTAA